The following proteins come from a genomic window of Miscanthus floridulus cultivar M001 chromosome 2, ASM1932011v1, whole genome shotgun sequence:
- the LOC136539362 gene encoding phosphatidylglycerophosphate phosphatase PTPMT2-like isoform X1, with protein sequence MRIEELPGDPGGGRGGEGGEDELLLPRREDGDAAEGESGVVMRVAVDAKRAAVGVGARMLFYPTLVYNVVRNRFEEHFHWWDQIDEHVLLGAVPFPSDVLRLKALGVCGVVTLNESYERLVPTSLYEAHGIENLVLPTRDYLYAPSFVNLCEAADFIHRNASRGKLTYVHCKAGRGRSTTVVICYLVQYKNMTPAEAYEHVRLRRPRVLLAPAQWQKKRLLSIQNLKGEPARCHVSAVQEFYQLRVKKTGRSSRLDNPLIKPPLFLATHNLVAFDDSAFVMVSESDLEGYNADALALNMDSGLWEISLIYRVQFASKAAFAGFSYLWLRCRSCKEALPENVGRESCSLEVEQLTTGHPCLLQGVVVNP encoded by the exons ATGCGAATCGAGGAGCTTCCGGGCGATCCGggtggaggacgaggtggagaggGCGGGGAggatgagctgctgctgccgcgtcGCGAGGATGGCGACGCGGCGGAGGGCGAGAGTGGAGTGGTGATGCGGGTGGCCGTCGACGCGAAGCGCGCGGCGGTGGGTGTCGGCGCTCGGATGCTTTTCTATCCGACGCTTGTGTACAACGTCGTTAGGAATCGGTTCGAGGAGCACTTCCACTGGTGGGATCAGATCGATGAG CATGTCCTGCTGGGTGCTGTTCCATTCCCTAGCGATGTTCTCCGGCTAAAGGCGCTTGGAGTTTGTGGTGTGGTGACACTTAATGAATCGTACGAGAGGCTTGTTCCCACATCCCTCTACGAG GCTCATGGAATCGAAAACCTGGTGCTACCAACAAGGGATTACCTTTATGCGCCTTCATTTGTTAACCTTTGCGAAGCTGCTGACTTCATCCACA GAAACGCTTCACGTGGGAAATTGACGTATGTGCACTGCAAAGCTGGACGAGGACGTAGCACTACGGTTGTCATTTGCTATTTG GTGCAATATAAAAATATGACTCCTGCTGAAGCTTACGAACATGTCCGCTTGCGTCGGCCTAGGGTATTATTAGCTCCTGCACAGTGGCAA AAGAAAAGGCTGTTATCAATTCAGAATTTAAAAGGAGAACCTGCCAGGTGTCATGTATCA GCTGTGCAAGAGTTCTATCAACTAAGAGTGAAGAAAACTGGGAGATCTAGTCGCCTGGACAATCCTTTAATCAAGCCACCATTGTTCCTTGCCACTCACAACCTTGTTGCCTTTGACGATAGTGCATTTGTGATGGTCTCAGAATCAGACCTCGAAGGGTATAATGCGGATGCACTGGCACTTAACATGGACAGTGGATTGTGGGAGATAAGCTTGATATACCGTGTCCAGTTTGCAAGCAAGGCTGCTTTTGCTGGGTTTTCGTATCTGTGGCTTCGATGTCGATCCTGCAAGGAGGCTCTACCTGAGAATGTGGGGAGAGAGAGCTGCTCTCTTGAGGTTGAGCAGCTAACAACTGGTCATCCCTGTCTACTGCAAGGTGTCGTGGTTAATCCATGA
- the LOC136539360 gene encoding uncharacterized protein, translating into MAAQQQAASVLQSFPFRAAVLALCVALLPLLPAQAPDVGAGGAGQAFLAKAWELLHLLFVGIAVSYGLFSRKNSADDDGGAGAAAAAAAAGEKDAAAAGPEPAKADARYAWRMFRDSVAPFDDDDDGGDVLVPDSPPGVGGGGGGGRASSWRALHRPVEPVVVVSTGGGGVRIGQAADAQPPLSLPVRTLKPQPAQDATAGDVETPRARPRRSSRDSAAGCARDETVLPSPIPWRSRSGRLDARRPASPSPSPSPKRLSPTSSLSRETLTKASEEEYYAKAKRRRPYRSSSISSSPPAPPPPPPPFLVHGYHPATERRSAAAKSFKEELQDHSMRGRGEDHYSPKTSSVSISTYNSSNSSPAKPRSSFDGGSSSSVSVGKSVRTFRAREPAAFQDQSQELPDDAGDGRDALDVHGSEEPYGYRAYQSIPRFQYEKSGSDPILGGVAVSSDETESSDDDDDHDVGGGGYSTRESTPEVDENEVDKKAEEFIARFREQIRRQRIESIKKSAGPRGVKHHGK; encoded by the coding sequence ATGGCAGCGCAGCAGCAGGCCGCCTCCGTGCTGCAGAGCTTCCCGTTCAGGGCGGCCGTGCTCGCGCTCTGCGTCGCGCTGCTGCCGCTGCTCCCCGCGCAGGCGCCCGACGTCGGGGCCGGGGGAGCCGGCCAGGCGTTCCTCGCCAAGGCGtgggagctgctgcacctgctgttCGTTGGCATCGCCGTCTCGTACGGCCTCTTCAGCCGCAAGAACAGCGCCGACGATGATGGAGGCGCcggggctgccgccgccgctgcagccgcAGGAGAGAAGGACGCTGCTGCCGCGGGGCCGGAACCTGCCAAGGCGGACGCGAGGTACGCGTGGCGGATGTTCAGGGACTCGGTCGCGCCgttcgatgacgacgacgacggcggcgacgtGCTGGTGCCGGACAGCCCTCCcggtgtcggcggcggcggcgggggtggcAGGGCAAGCTCGTGGCGCGCGCTGCACCGGCCCGTGGAGCCCGTCGTCGTCGTATCCACTGGAGGCGGCGGGGTTCGGATCGGGCAGGCCGCGGACGCGCAGCCGCCGCTGTCGCTGCCCGTCCGGACGCTGAAGCCGCAGCCGGCACAGGACGCCACCGCGGGGGATGTCGAGACGCCGCGCGCGCGGCCGCGTCGGAGCTCTCGGGACTCGGCGGCCGGCTGCGCCCGCGACGAGACCGTGCTCCCTTCGCCGATCCCGTGGCGGTCGCGGTCCGGGAGGCTCGACGCGCGCCGACCCGCGTCGCCGAGCCCGTCGCCGTCCCCCAAGAGGCTGTCCCCGACGTCGTCCTTGTCCAGGGAGACGCTGACCAAGGCCAGCGAGGAGGAGTACTACGCCAAGGCCAAGCGGAGGAGGCCGTACAGGTCATCTTCCATCTCCTCCTCACCGccggcgccgcctccgcctcctcctccgttCCTCGTCCACGGTTACCACCCGGCGACCGAGCGCCGGTCGGCGGCAGCTAAAAGCTTTAAGGAGGAGCTGCAGGACCACAGCATGAGAGGCCGAGGAGAAGATCACTACTCGCCGAAGACGAGCAGCGTCAGCATCTCGACGTACAACAGCAGCAACTCCTCGCCAGCGAAGCCAAGAAGCTCTTTTGACGGCGGCTCCTCCTCGTCAGTTTCGGTTGGCAAGTCAGTGAGAACGTTCAGGGCAAGGGAGCCAGCAGCTTTTCAAGACCAAAGCCAAGAACTGCCTGACGACGCCGGTGATGGTCGTGACGCGCTAGACGTGCACGGATCAGAGGAGCCGTACGGCTACAGAGCTTATCAATCCATTCCCAGGTTCCAGTACGAGAAATCAGGGAGCGACCCTATCCTGGGCGGTGTGGCAGTCTCCTCGGATGAGACCGAGAGcagcgacgatgatgatgaccacgacgtcggcggcggcgggtaCTCGACGAGGGAGTCCACGCCGGAGGTGGACGAGAAcgaggtggacaagaaggcagaGGAGTTCATCGCCAGGTTCAGGGAACAGATCAGGCGGCAGAGAATCGAGTCCATAAAGAAGTCCGCGGGGCCGCGCGGCGTCAAGCACCACGGCAAGTAG
- the LOC136539362 gene encoding phosphatidylglycerophosphate phosphatase PTPMT2-like isoform X2 yields the protein MRIEELPGDPGGGRGGEGGEDELLLPRREDGDAAEGESGVVMRVAVDAKRAAVGVGARMLFYPTLVYNVVRNRFEEHFHWWDQIDEHVLLGAVPFPSDVLRLKALGVCGVVTLNESYERLVPTSLYEAHGIENLVLPTRDYLYAPSFVNLCEAADFIHRNASRGKLTYVHCKAGRGRSTTVVICYLVQYKNMTPAEAYEHVRLRRPRVLLAPAQWQAVQEFYQLRVKKTGRSSRLDNPLIKPPLFLATHNLVAFDDSAFVMVSESDLEGYNADALALNMDSGLWEISLIYRVQFASKAAFAGFSYLWLRCRSCKEALPENVGRESCSLEVEQLTTGHPCLLQGVVVNP from the exons ATGCGAATCGAGGAGCTTCCGGGCGATCCGggtggaggacgaggtggagaggGCGGGGAggatgagctgctgctgccgcgtcGCGAGGATGGCGACGCGGCGGAGGGCGAGAGTGGAGTGGTGATGCGGGTGGCCGTCGACGCGAAGCGCGCGGCGGTGGGTGTCGGCGCTCGGATGCTTTTCTATCCGACGCTTGTGTACAACGTCGTTAGGAATCGGTTCGAGGAGCACTTCCACTGGTGGGATCAGATCGATGAG CATGTCCTGCTGGGTGCTGTTCCATTCCCTAGCGATGTTCTCCGGCTAAAGGCGCTTGGAGTTTGTGGTGTGGTGACACTTAATGAATCGTACGAGAGGCTTGTTCCCACATCCCTCTACGAG GCTCATGGAATCGAAAACCTGGTGCTACCAACAAGGGATTACCTTTATGCGCCTTCATTTGTTAACCTTTGCGAAGCTGCTGACTTCATCCACA GAAACGCTTCACGTGGGAAATTGACGTATGTGCACTGCAAAGCTGGACGAGGACGTAGCACTACGGTTGTCATTTGCTATTTG GTGCAATATAAAAATATGACTCCTGCTGAAGCTTACGAACATGTCCGCTTGCGTCGGCCTAGGGTATTATTAGCTCCTGCACAGTGGCAA GCTGTGCAAGAGTTCTATCAACTAAGAGTGAAGAAAACTGGGAGATCTAGTCGCCTGGACAATCCTTTAATCAAGCCACCATTGTTCCTTGCCACTCACAACCTTGTTGCCTTTGACGATAGTGCATTTGTGATGGTCTCAGAATCAGACCTCGAAGGGTATAATGCGGATGCACTGGCACTTAACATGGACAGTGGATTGTGGGAGATAAGCTTGATATACCGTGTCCAGTTTGCAAGCAAGGCTGCTTTTGCTGGGTTTTCGTATCTGTGGCTTCGATGTCGATCCTGCAAGGAGGCTCTACCTGAGAATGTGGGGAGAGAGAGCTGCTCTCTTGAGGTTGAGCAGCTAACAACTGGTCATCCCTGTCTACTGCAAGGTGTCGTGGTTAATCCATGA